Sequence from the Maribacter aquivivus genome:
TTATAATGAACGATTTATTCTCGTAGCAGAAAACTTGACGTACCAACAGATTTTGAAGAAAATTGCATTATCGATGGATAAAAAGCAACCTTCTACATCATTAAAATTTTGGCAATTAAACCTCGGGAGGTTTGCAGATAGACTTAGAAACCTAATAACCGGAAGCCCAAGAACGATAACTAAAAGTACTATCTACGGTCTAAAAAACCCTACTACATTCAATAACGAGAAGGTAAAAAAAGCCTTGAATATGGAATTCGAGGATTTAGATGAACAAGTAAAATTTTCTTCGAAGCTATTTATTTCTGAACACTCTTAGACGACAGCGAGTCTTTCGCCTTAATATCAATGTTCTTTTTAGACTTCTCCACAAGACTTAAACTATCTCTAATTTTTTTCTCAGCTTCCAATTTTAAACGTTGATCTTCTAGATCAGACTCCACCTTCTTATACATATTTTCGTATCGTAAAGGTTTTGAAGCATAATACCTGTCGCTATCTACAAACTGGGCGCTATCAATTTCAAACTTCTTAAATATGAAAGATGTTGGTTCTACACCATTTTCACGTAATTTAGAAAGATTTGTCGCTTTTGCAGCATTGACTATAGCCATTTCTTTAATAACCGCAACCATCTTATCTTCTGGTATTAAATTATCTGGCTTTTCTACTAATTCTTCTGCACAAGAAGAAAGCATTAACATTGCTACCATTAAAAGTAATAAGTGCTTCATGGTCTATTAAATGTTAGCCTTTTTGCATTTCGTTTCTCAGAAAATTGTCCGTTACTATATCCTAAATGTCCGTTAATGAAAGTGTGCACAATCTTAGATGAGAATGTGGTATCCTCAAAAGGTGACCATTTACATTTATAAGCAATATTATCTTTTGTAACGGTCCAAGAATCATTTAAATCTGCTACTACCAAATCTGCATAATAGCCTTCACGTATATACCCACGCTTTTCTATCTGAAATAATATCGCTGGGTTATGGCACATTTTCTGTACCATTTTTTCTAGTGTAATTTTTCCCTCTTTTACCTTCTCTAACATGGCATTTAATGCATGTTGCACTAATGGACCGCCAGAAGGTGCTTTAGTATACACATTGTCTTTTTCTTCTAATAAATGAGGCGCATGATCTGTAGCAATAACATCTATTCTGTCATCTAAAAGAGCATCCCACAACATATCTCTATCCTTGGCTGTTTTCACTGCAGGGTTCCATTTGATCAACGTTCCTTTCTTTGCATAATCGGCATCAGAAAACCAAAGGTGATGTATACATACTTCTGCAGTAATTTTCTTTTGCTCTAACGGAATATCATTTCGGAATAAATCTGTTTCTTTTCCGGTGGATAAATGAAAAACATGTAACCTGGCACCTGTCTTCTTAGCTAAAGCAATTGCCCTTGATGAAGAAAGATAACAAGCTTCTTCACTTCTAATAATAGGATGCATAGCAATAGGAATATCATCGCCGTACTCTGCCTTATACTTCTCCATGTTTTTACGAATGGTCGTTTCGTCTTCGCAGTGTGCAGAGATCACCATTTCGGTATTACTGAATATACTTTCAATAACCTTTTCATCATCAACCAACATATTACCTGTAGATGATCCTAAAAACAATTTAATACCTGAACAGGCATTTTTATCAAGTTTCTTTAATTCTTCAAGATTATCATTGGTACCACCAAATAGAAAAGAATAATTGGCAAATGCAGAATTCGCTGCAGTTGCAAACTTTTCTTCTAACTTTTCTATTGTGGTCGTTTGCGGTGTTGTATTGGGCTGCTCCATAAAAGTGGTAATACCACCTGCAAGTGCTGCTCTACTCTCAGTTGCTATAGTTCCTTTATGGGTAAGACCAGGCTCTCTAAAATGAACTTGATCATCTATAACTCCAGGTAAAATGTGCTTACCCGTAACGTCTATAACCTCAGCATCTGCATCAGATATGTCTTTTCCGATTTTCGCGATAATGTCATCAACAATTAGAATATCACTTTCTTGTGCTACTCCCTCATTAACTATTATTCCGTTTTTCAATAAAATTTTACCCATAACTAAAACTTATTTTTCAAAAATAGACTTCTCATTTTCATTACAAACACCCCCCAAATAGCTTCGCTTATGATTGAAGAACTCATTTTTGATTTCCCTAATACACGGTCTCTAAAAATAATAGAAACTTCTTCTATTTTAAAGTGCTTTAAATATGCCCTAAACTTCATTTCTATTTGAAATGCATAACCTACAAAACGAACCGAATCTAAATCTATAGCCTCTAATACTTTTCTTTTATAACATACAAAACCAGCGGTAGGATCATCTACACGCATACCGGTAATCAGCTTTACATATATTGAAGCACCATATGACAACAAAACTCTGTGTAATGGCCAATTGACTACGTTTACCCCTTTTTTATATCTAGAACCTACTGCCAAATCAGCACCGTTCTCACAGGCTTTTAGCAATCTCAATAGATCTGATGGTGTATGCGAAAAATCGGCATCCATTTCAAATATATAGTCGTAACCCTTCGCTATTGCCCATTTAAAACCGTGAATGTATGCGGTGCCTAAACCTGATTTCTCTAGTCTAGTTTCTAAAAACAATTTGCCCTTAAACTCTTCTTGAAGTCCGCGAACACAATCTCCTGTTTTGTCTGGAGAATTATCATCTACTATGAGTACATGAAATTCTTTCTGCAAATCAAATACCGCACGAATTATAGCCTCTACATTCTCGATTTCGTTATACGTAGGTATGATTACGATACTACTAGACATATATTATTTATAGGTGTTTCGACAAAAGTAAGGTTTTAAAAGTCTTATTAAAATGGACAACAATACCTTTATGAAATTTTTACACTAGGTAGCTAACCTTAAATTTGTAATTTTGCCATTTAGTAACCTATGCAAATGTTGACTAAAATTCCGAAGCAGTTTTACTTTTTTTTAGCTGCGATATTCATTCTTAACCTTATACAATCTAGTTTTACGCAACTCATTTTTGATGAAGCTTATTACTGGTATTACAGTCAGAATATGGCTTGGGGTTACTTTGACCACCCTCCAATGGTGGCACTGTTAGTAAAAATCAGCAGCTTCTTTTTTAATGACGAACTTGGTGTTCGTTTCATGAGCTGCGTGCTATCTGCCATCAATATTATTCTTCTTTGGTTGATGATAGACAACCCAAAAAAGAACGATTACATCAAACATTTCTTTGTACTGGTTTTTTCGATGACACTGCTAAATGCTTATGGCTTTTTTACATTACCAGATACACCGTTATTATTTTTTACGAGTTGCTTTTTATTGACATATAAGCATTTTATCAAAAAACCAACCGCAGCTTTAGCTATAGTGATGGGTATATTTATGGCTGCTTTAATGTACAGTAAGTACCATGCCGTACTGGTCATATTCTTTGTACTACTTTCTAACCTTAAACTTACTACCAACAAATATGCTTGGCTAGCCGTAGCTGTTGCTTTGTTTTGCTATGCCCCTCATTTTTATTGGTTATACGAAAATGACTTTGTATCTATAAAATATCATTTATATGAGCGCCCCAACGGTGCATATAGTTTTGAAAAATATACGCTAGGTTTCATTGTAAATTTGGTTGCCATATTCGGTTTAACCTTTCCGTTTATTTATAAGGCGCTGTTTAAAACTAAAGGAAATGACCTGTTCAATAAGGCTCTTATCTATCTTACTTACGGTGTACTTATTTTCTTTTTTGTCTCTAGTTTCAACAGAAGGGTTCAAACACAATGGATTATTATTGTTTGCATACCATTGGTGATTATCGCATTTAACTACATGCTACAAAACAAGCAAGCCTTAAACTGGATTTTCAGATTAGGACTCATCAATACTGTTCTAATTATTTATTTAAGAATGGGACTTGCCTACCAACCTTTACTTTTTAATTTCTATTACGAAAGTCATGGCAATAAAGAATGGGCAGAGGCTATTGAAGATGAAGTTGGCAACATACCTGTGGTATTTGAAAACTCGTACAGAAATGCACCTATGTACTCTTTTTACACCAATGCCACACCGACCTTTTCTTTGAACAACTTCATGTATCGAAAAAATCAATATTCTATAAACGACTCTGAAGAACAAGTACGAGGTAAAGATGTCGCATACGTCTCTAAATATTTAAACAACCCTACATTCACTTATACAAGAGAAGACGGTGGTTTGTACAAGGGCAAATACATTGCTAACTTTCAATCTTACCGAAAACTAGATTGTATTGTTGAAGACACTCCGGTTGCTTTGAACACTGAAGAAAACATTGACCTTAAAATCTACAATCCATATCAAGAAGATATAGACCTTAAAAGACTGAAATTTGCAGTAACGTATATGGACGACTATAAAAGCCCTGTAGAGACACTGCAAATGGCGCCAGAATCTATCCAAACCGGTATCACATTCTTAAAACAACAAGACACTACTAATTTTATATTTCAACTACCTAAAACACAAAAGGAAAACATTGGTTACTTTAGAGTAGTTATTTCTGAGAACGATCTTTTATATGGTCTAAATGGAAAAGCAATTCCTGTTAAATAATGGAGCCTATTGTAAGAACTTTTGAGCAAACTGATTGGATCACCATAACACTTATGGTTAGCCTATTGTTTCCATTAATTGCAAAAAGCATCTATTATACCCGGTTTTTAAACTTCATTATTCTTCCTTTCAACAACAAGTACATTACAATGTATACGAAGAAAGAAAAACTGTTTAATTGGTTTCATTTTCAAATGAGCGTGTTCCAAATCATAAATACCACCTTATTTATTTTTTTTATTTGGCGTTCATATTTAAACCCTACCGAAGCAAAAAACCCCTATATTTTTCCTTTACTTCTTGCAGGTGTTTTCTTATTTATAACTGCGAAAACAATGGCGCAACTATTCAACGGATTCATATTTAATTCTTACAGCACCTTTAATGAGTTGATTTTTAAGAAACTAACTTACCTGAACTATGCAGGCATTGTTCTTTTCATTGCTAATATATTTTTAGCATATGTTTTTATTGACTCACAAATCGTAATTATTATTGCTCTCATTATGTTTTTCGTTATTAATATAATTGGTTGGGTAACAGTCCTCAGGAATTATCAAAAATTCATAAGCACCTATTTTTTCTATTTTATTTTGTACCTTTGCGCACTCGAAATTGCACCCTTAGTTATTATGGGAAGCTTTCTAAAATAGTGCAGCATATGAAAGTAAAAACGATTTTGGTCTCTCAACCTGAGCCGAAAATGGAAAACTCCCCCTATTCCAAGCTTATTGACAAAGAGAAAGTAAAGGTTGATTTTAGACCGTTCATTCATGTAGAAGGAGTTGACGCAAAAACAGTGCGACAGCAAAAGATAGATTTGAATGATTTTACCGCGATTATATTAACAAGCAGAAACGCAGTAGACCACTTCTTTAGAATCGCAGATGAAATGCGCTTTAAAGTACCAGATTCTATGAAATATTTCTGCCAATCTGAAGCGGTAGCCTATTACCTTCAAAAATACGTCGTCTATAGAAAACGTAAAATTTACGTTGGAAAAAGATTATTTACAGATTTAGTACCATTGATCAAGAAATATAAGGATGAAAAATTCTTACTTCCTTCTTCAGATGTACTTAAACAAGATGTACCTGACACCTTAGATTCTTTAAGTATCAATTGGAAAAGAGCCATTTTTTACAAAACTGTAATTAGCGACCTTTCCGATTTAAGAAATGTATACTATGACATTTTGGTATTCTTTAGTCCGTCTGGCATTGAATCCTTATTACAGAATTTTCCAGATTTCGACCAAAAGGAAACTAGAATAGCTGTTTTCGGCAACTCTACTGTAGATGCAGCAACAGGTGCTGGCTTACGTATAGACATTAAAGCACCAACGCCTGAGACACCTTCTATGACGATGGCATTGCAGAAATATATTATGAGCGTAAATAAATAATACACTCAAATAACTTTATATAAAAAAAGCCTTGCAATGCAAGGCTTTTTTATTGTCTTAAAATGCGTACCGTTGTGGTCCGCCTCTTCTTATTTCTTCACTGGCATACCCTTCAAACTTTTTAAAGTTTTCTCTAAAGGCATTTGTCAATTTAAATGCAGTGGTGTAATATTTCTCATCATCGTTCCAAGTTGCTCTCGGACTCAATACTGATGTTGGCACACCAGGACATTCCCTAGGTTGCGCTACACCGAATACAGAGTGAATATGGTACTTATCATAAGAATACAAACCAAGATCACCGTTTAATGCGGCAGATATCATTGCTCTTGTATACTTTAATTTCATTCTAGTTCCAATACCGTAAGGTCCACCTGTCCAACCTGTATTTACAAGCCATACATCTACACCAGATTCTTTCATTTTCTTACTCAACATTTCAGCATACTTTGTTGGGTGCAATGGCATAAACGGAGCCCCGAAACATGCAGAAAATGATGGTACCGGCTCTACAACACCTGCCTCTGTACCTGCAACCTTAGCAGTATAACCAGAAATAAAGTGATATGCAGCCTGACTAGGAGTAAGCTTTGATATTGGAGGCAGTACACCAAATGCATCTGCAGTTAAAAAGAATATATTCTTTACATTCTTACCAATAGATGGTTGTTGAATGTTATCAATATGATGAATTGGGTAACTAACTCTTGTATTTTGTGTAATTGAAGTATCAGCAAAATCTACATTGCCATTATCATCTAATACAACATTTTCTAATATTGCACCTGCCTTAATAGCACCATAAATTTCTGGTTCTTGCTCTTCAGATAAATTGATAACTTTCGCATAACAACCACCTTCAAAATTGAAAACGGTGTTTCTACTTGTCCAACCATGTTCATCATCACCAATTAATCTTCTATTAGGATCTGTTGATAAGGTTGTTTTTCCTGTTCCTGATAATCCGAAGAAAATTGCCGTATCTCCATCTTCTCCAATATTAGAAGAACAGTGCATTGGCAAAGTCTCTTTGTACACTGGTAAAATAAAGTTTAAGGCAGAGAAAATTCCTTTTTTGATTTCTCCTGTATATCCTGTTCCTCCAATTAATGCAATTTTATCGGTAAAGTTTAAGATTGCAAAATTATGTTGTCTTGTACCGTCAACTGCTGCATCGGCCATAAAGCCCGGCGCATTGATTACAGTCCACTCTGGGGTGAAATCTTTTAATTCTTCCTCCGTAGGACGTAAAAACATATTATAAGCAAACATATTCGACCAGGGATACTCATTGATAACCCTAATGTTCAGTTTATAATCTTCATCTGCACATGCATAACTATCTCTAACAAAAAGTTCTTTTTCGTTTAAATAGGCAATTACCTTAGTGTATAATGCATCAAATTTTTCCTTTTCAAACGGAATATTAATGTCGCCCCACCAAACTTTGTCTTTTGTGATATCATCTTTTACAATATATCTATCTTTAGGGGACCTACCTGTAAATTCACCAGTATTGACCGCAAGTGTTCCATTGCTGGTTTCAACTCCCATATCCATTTCTAGAGTGGCTTTTTGAAGTTCTTCTGGTGTTTCCTGATAATGAAAATTGGCGTGTGTAATCCCATAATTTTTCAGGGATATGGTTTTCGCATTTGTCATTGAGCTTTTCATGCTTTAGAAAATTTGTTCGTGTAAAACTAAAAAAATAAAAGCTGAACCACTGATTTTCAGAGCTCAATTAGCGCCATTTCTCGTCGAAATACGAATTCAATTAAAGAATCATTGTAAATGAAAAATATTCGCAGACACTTTATCCCTTTTAATACACATTATAATGGAATAACGTATTTTAAATGCATTATTGTTATTTTGCGTGTATAATTTTAAGAAAAGAATAAAAAAATAGTCAATTTTTTAAACCGTTATTTTTACTTTACATTGAAATAATCAGCTGTTTTTGTAGCTAAAAGCAGTGCTGCGTGCTTCATATTATAATCAAGATCTTTACTCTCATCTTGAATTTCAAATACATCAAAAATACCTCTCTCCAGTAATGCCTCTTTAGAAATTTCTAATGTTCCACAAATTGCAATTACAGGCAGATGGTATCTTTTACCCAAATTAAGTATCCCTTGTAATAATTTACCGTTTAATGTTTGCTCATCAATTCTACCTTCACCGGTAATGATATAATCAAATTTCTCTCGAGCCAATAATTTATGCACTCCAGATAGTTCTAAAATAAAATCTATTCCGCTTAACATTTCTGCATCAAAAAAAGATTTTAATCCAAAGGCCGCTCCTCCCGCTGCACCTGCACCTGGTAATTCCCCATTATTCAAATTATACTTTTTAGATACTACGGCATCTAAATTTCTAAGTCCTTTATCTAAATCTTCAATAATAACATCTGTAGCTCCCTTTTGCCTAGCATACACATAAGATGCGCCATTTTCACCAAATAACGGGTTGGTAACATCATTTACTGCATAAAAATTTGCCCGCTTTACGTTATCCGAAACAGCTGAATCATCAATACTATGTATTAATTGCAAACTAGAACCTATAGAAGACAATTCTTCTCCTTCTTCATTTAAGAAAACATAACCTAAAGCTTGCGCTATACCAATACCACCATCATTTGTAGCACTACCACCAAGACCTAAATAAATATGTTCAACACCTTTTTCAATAGCATCTTTGATCTGTAAACCTGTACCATATGTAGACGTTAACATCGGATTTCGTTCTTCTGGATTTAACAACTCCATACCTGAAGTATTAGCCAATTCTATATAAGCAGATTTAGTTTTCTGATTATATAAATAGTACGACTGAATTAACTTGCCTAAAGGATTTTCACTAATTACCTGCATAGCAATACATGGCTTATAGCTTGCCACGGCGTTCATAAAACCATCGCCACCATCTGATGCTTTTATGAAATGAGAAGTAAAAGAAACGCCAGATTTTTCTACACCTGAAATAAAAGCTTTTGTAAAACCCTCACTAGTTAGCGATCCTTTAAATTTATCTGGTATAAGTAATAGCTTCATTTATTTGAATTTGTTGGGGAAACTATTTATTGAAATATCCCACAATTCTGGGAGTACAAAATATACGAAAAAGGTTAATATAATGATAGAAATAATATTCATAAAAAATCCTTTGCTCACCATATCAGGGATTCTTAAGTAACCAGATCCAAAAACTACAGCATTTGGTGGTGTGGCCACCGGCAACATAAAAGCACATGATGCTGCGACCGCTGCACCCACCATTAATACAAATGGGTGTACATCTATTGTCAACGCCATTGGCGCCAAAACCGGCAATAACATTGCCGTTGTTGCCAAGTTTGATGTTATTTCTGTTAAGAAGTTTACTGCAGCTATCAATACTAATATCAAAACAATTATAGGCAAACCAGCTAATGTCGTCATTTGACTACCGATCCAAACCGCCAAGCCACTAACTTCAAATCCTTTTGCCAAAGCCATACCACCACCGAACAATAGAATAATTCCCCACGGCATTTTTACTGCTTCTTCCCAATTTATAAGCTGTTCTCCTTTTTCCTTTGAAGGAATTAAGAACAAAACAATAGCAAAAAATATAGCGATAATAGTATCATCTAAACCAGGTAATATCTTTTGCAATAGAATAGAACGCGTAATCCAGCAAAAAGCTGTTAATGCAAATACAAATGCCACCACTTTCTCTTCATATGATATTTTACCAAGGTTAGATAACAGGCGTTGTATTTCTTGTTTTCCCCCAGGAAAAGATTTTTGCTTAAACTGAAAGGCATACTTAGTCAAGTATTTCCAACATATAAAAATTAGAATAATAGATATAGGTAGCCCGAACGCGAACCATTGCATAAAGGCAATTTCATAACCATAGGTATCAAATACAACACCTGCCAACACTAAATTTGGCGGCGTACCTATCAATGTTGCCACACCACCAATAGAAGCACTATAGGCAATTGCCAGCATTAGCGCTTTGCCAAAAGTCTTGTTTTCATCTTCTACCGTATCAGGGTTATCTTCTAATTGTTTAATTATTGCCAAACCAATAGGAAGCATCATTACAGCAGTTGCCGTATTAGATATCCACATTGATAAAAATGCAGTTGCCACCATAAATCCAAGAATTATCTTTCGAACATCTGACCCAATGAAATTGATGATATTCAACGCTATTCTTCTATGCAAATTCCATTTTTCTATAGCTATGGCAATTATGAATCCTCCCATATATAGAAATACATACTTGTGACCAAAAGAACCCGATGTTGCCGATAACTCTAACCCACCAGATAATGGAAACAGCACTAATGGCAATAATGCTGTCACTGCAATAGGGATGGCTTCGGTGATCCACCAAATGGCAATCCACACCGTAGAAGCCAATACTGCATTGGCTTGCTCTGAAAGTCCGACCGGATGAAAAAAGAAAAGAATTAGTATAAATAAAAGCGGACCCAAGACTAGTCCTAATAATTTAGTCTTACTCATAAAATTGCCATTATAACATGAAAATACGCTATTTAATTCTCAATTTTAGATTTCATAATTCCGTAGCCCATCATTGCCCAAGCTGCAATTAAAAATAAACCGCCAATTGGGGTAACAATACCTAATACCTTAAAATCGAATGCTACCAAAGAATTCAGTGCCAATAGATAAATGGAAAAAGAAAATAACACCACACCAACTACCGTACAGATATAAATTGCTTTTTTAGACTTTAATAGCCCCGTAGGCAATAACCCAAGTGCTAATAGAAAAAATGCATGGTACATTTGGTACCGAACTCCCGTTTCAAATGTGGCTACTGCTTGTATATCCACTATTTTTTTTAACCCGTGTGCGCCAAATGCACCTAACACTACCGCTAGCATTCCAAACAAGCATGCCGTACCTAAAATTGTTTTTTTCATAACTTTTTCTATAACTTTCTTTATAAATGTAACAATTTGATACCTTAGTAAATCGTTAGTAATCAAAAATACTGAAATCGAATGATGCGAA
This genomic interval carries:
- a CDS encoding DUF4271 domain-containing protein, whose product is MVSLLFPLIAKSIYYTRFLNFIILPFNNKYITMYTKKEKLFNWFHFQMSVFQIINTTLFIFFIWRSYLNPTEAKNPYIFPLLLAGVFLFITAKTMAQLFNGFIFNSYSTFNELIFKKLTYLNYAGIVLFIANIFLAYVFIDSQIVIIIALIMFFVINIIGWVTVLRNYQKFISTYFFYFILYLCALEIAPLVIMGSFLK
- a CDS encoding uroporphyrinogen-III synthase, with the protein product MKVKTILVSQPEPKMENSPYSKLIDKEKVKVDFRPFIHVEGVDAKTVRQQKIDLNDFTAIILTSRNAVDHFFRIADEMRFKVPDSMKYFCQSEAVAYYLQKYVVYRKRKIYVGKRLFTDLVPLIKKYKDEKFLLPSSDVLKQDVPDTLDSLSINWKRAIFYKTVISDLSDLRNVYYDILVFFSPSGIESLLQNFPDFDQKETRIAVFGNSTVDAATGAGLRIDIKAPTPETPSMTMALQKYIMSVNK
- a CDS encoding ArnT family glycosyltransferase codes for the protein MLTKIPKQFYFFLAAIFILNLIQSSFTQLIFDEAYYWYYSQNMAWGYFDHPPMVALLVKISSFFFNDELGVRFMSCVLSAINIILLWLMIDNPKKNDYIKHFFVLVFSMTLLNAYGFFTLPDTPLLFFTSCFLLTYKHFIKKPTAALAIVMGIFMAALMYSKYHAVLVIFFVLLSNLKLTTNKYAWLAVAVALFCYAPHFYWLYENDFVSIKYHLYERPNGAYSFEKYTLGFIVNLVAIFGLTFPFIYKALFKTKGNDLFNKALIYLTYGVLIFFFVSSFNRRVQTQWIIIVCIPLVIIAFNYMLQNKQALNWIFRLGLINTVLIIYLRMGLAYQPLLFNFYYESHGNKEWAEAIEDEVGNIPVVFENSYRNAPMYSFYTNATPTFSLNNFMYRKNQYSINDSEEQVRGKDVAYVSKYLNNPTFTYTREDGGLYKGKYIANFQSYRKLDCIVEDTPVALNTEENIDLKIYNPYQEDIDLKRLKFAVTYMDDYKSPVETLQMAPESIQTGITFLKQQDTTNFIFQLPKTQKENIGYFRVVISENDLLYGLNGKAIPVK
- a CDS encoding dihydroorotase translates to MGKILLKNGIIVNEGVAQESDILIVDDIIAKIGKDISDADAEVIDVTGKHILPGVIDDQVHFREPGLTHKGTIATESRAALAGGITTFMEQPNTTPQTTTIEKLEEKFATAANSAFANYSFLFGGTNDNLEELKKLDKNACSGIKLFLGSSTGNMLVDDEKVIESIFSNTEMVISAHCEDETTIRKNMEKYKAEYGDDIPIAMHPIIRSEEACYLSSSRAIALAKKTGARLHVFHLSTGKETDLFRNDIPLEQKKITAEVCIHHLWFSDADYAKKGTLIKWNPAVKTAKDRDMLWDALLDDRIDVIATDHAPHLLEEKDNVYTKAPSGGPLVQHALNAMLEKVKEGKITLEKMVQKMCHNPAILFQIEKRGYIREGYYADLVVADLNDSWTVTKDNIAYKCKWSPFEDTTFSSKIVHTFINGHLGYSNGQFSEKRNAKRLTFNRP
- a CDS encoding DUF4296 domain-containing protein, which gives rise to MKHLLLLMVAMLMLSSCAEELVEKPDNLIPEDKMVAVIKEMAIVNAAKATNLSKLRENGVEPTSFIFKKFEIDSAQFVDSDRYYASKPLRYENMYKKVESDLEDQRLKLEAEKKIRDSLSLVEKSKKNIDIKAKDSLSSKSVQK
- a CDS encoding SLC13 family permease, with the protein product MSKTKLLGLVLGPLLFILILFFFHPVGLSEQANAVLASTVWIAIWWITEAIPIAVTALLPLVLFPLSGGLELSATSGSFGHKYVFLYMGGFIIAIAIEKWNLHRRIALNIINFIGSDVRKIILGFMVATAFLSMWISNTATAVMMLPIGLAIIKQLEDNPDTVEDENKTFGKALMLAIAYSASIGGVATLIGTPPNLVLAGVVFDTYGYEIAFMQWFAFGLPISIILIFICWKYLTKYAFQFKQKSFPGGKQEIQRLLSNLGKISYEEKVVAFVFALTAFCWITRSILLQKILPGLDDTIIAIFFAIVLFLIPSKEKGEQLINWEEAVKMPWGIILLFGGGMALAKGFEVSGLAVWIGSQMTTLAGLPIIVLILVLIAAVNFLTEITSNLATTAMLLPVLAPMALTIDVHPFVLMVGAAVAASCAFMLPVATPPNAVVFGSGYLRIPDMVSKGFFMNIISIIILTFFVYFVLPELWDISINSFPNKFK
- the pckA gene encoding phosphoenolpyruvate carboxykinase (ATP); the encoded protein is MKSSMTNAKTISLKNYGITHANFHYQETPEELQKATLEMDMGVETSNGTLAVNTGEFTGRSPKDRYIVKDDITKDKVWWGDINIPFEKEKFDALYTKVIAYLNEKELFVRDSYACADEDYKLNIRVINEYPWSNMFAYNMFLRPTEEELKDFTPEWTVINAPGFMADAAVDGTRQHNFAILNFTDKIALIGGTGYTGEIKKGIFSALNFILPVYKETLPMHCSSNIGEDGDTAIFFGLSGTGKTTLSTDPNRRLIGDDEHGWTSRNTVFNFEGGCYAKVINLSEEQEPEIYGAIKAGAILENVVLDDNGNVDFADTSITQNTRVSYPIHHIDNIQQPSIGKNVKNIFFLTADAFGVLPPISKLTPSQAAYHFISGYTAKVAGTEAGVVEPVPSFSACFGAPFMPLHPTKYAEMLSKKMKESGVDVWLVNTGWTGGPYGIGTRMKLKYTRAMISAALNGDLGLYSYDKYHIHSVFGVAQPRECPGVPTSVLSPRATWNDDEKYYTTAFKLTNAFRENFKKFEGYASEEIRRGGPQRYAF
- a CDS encoding DUF423 domain-containing protein, whose translation is MKKTILGTACLFGMLAVVLGAFGAHGLKKIVDIQAVATFETGVRYQMYHAFFLLALGLLPTGLLKSKKAIYICTVVGVVLFSFSIYLLALNSLVAFDFKVLGIVTPIGGLFLIAAWAMMGYGIMKSKIEN
- a CDS encoding polyprenol monophosphomannose synthase, with the translated sequence MSSSIVIIPTYNEIENVEAIIRAVFDLQKEFHVLIVDDNSPDKTGDCVRGLQEEFKGKLFLETRLEKSGLGTAYIHGFKWAIAKGYDYIFEMDADFSHTPSDLLRLLKACENGADLAVGSRYKKGVNVVNWPLHRVLLSYGASIYVKLITGMRVDDPTAGFVCYKRKVLEAIDLDSVRFVGYAFQIEMKFRAYLKHFKIEEVSIIFRDRVLGKSKMSSSIISEAIWGVFVMKMRSLFLKNKF
- a CDS encoding glycerate kinase, yielding MKLLLIPDKFKGSLTSEGFTKAFISGVEKSGVSFTSHFIKASDGGDGFMNAVASYKPCIAMQVISENPLGKLIQSYYLYNQKTKSAYIELANTSGMELLNPEERNPMLTSTYGTGLQIKDAIEKGVEHIYLGLGGSATNDGGIGIAQALGYVFLNEEGEELSSIGSSLQLIHSIDDSAVSDNVKRANFYAVNDVTNPLFGENGASYVYARQKGATDVIIEDLDKGLRNLDAVVSKKYNLNNGELPGAGAAGGAAFGLKSFFDAEMLSGIDFILELSGVHKLLAREKFDYIITGEGRIDEQTLNGKLLQGILNLGKRYHLPVIAICGTLEISKEALLERGIFDVFEIQDESKDLDYNMKHAALLLATKTADYFNVK